A part of Cannabis sativa cultivar Pink pepper isolate KNU-18-1 chromosome 6, ASM2916894v1, whole genome shotgun sequence genomic DNA contains:
- the LOC115695470 gene encoding uncharacterized protein LOC115695470 isoform X1, whose translation MDEKEDVTVKKIDQDVTIFRLTPIRIAVSLLSVFLLFCIIRLGFQVATGVEPESSRKNWGFRIGVVTLIVGVLFVALGLPILINLFLKMSEQLQRHEVSGIYTADGEEMKPLRTIIIRILVTLMTMFMLAWASYTGYRLTTEPRRDDKYYPLIFPIGIVTIVFGAVYIIIGLAIIADLSLSLTVKLMLRRRKGSIVHEDNTTETKISV comes from the exons ATGGATGAAAAAGAAGATGTAACGGTGAAGAAGATCGATCAAGATGTCACAATTTTTCGCCTGACACCTATAAGAATAGCAGTATCCCTCCTCTCTGTTTTCCTGCTCTTCTGCATCATTCGTTTAGGTTTCCAAGTTGCAACAGGGGTGGAACCAGAAAGTAGTCGAAAGAACTGGGGTTTTCGTATTGGTGTAGTGACTTTAATCGTTGGTGTCCTGTTTGTCGCTCTTGGCCTTCCCATACTGATAAATCTGTTTCTCAAAATGTCTGAACAGTTGCAGAGGCATGAAGTATCAGGCATCTATACAG CAGATGGAGAAGAGATGAAGCCACTACGTACAATCATTATTCGAATCTTGGTGACCTTGATGACAATGTTCATGCTCGCATGGGCCTCTTACACTGGTTATAGGCTTACAACAGAGCCAAGGAGAGATGACAAGTACTATCCCCTAATATTTCCAATTGGCATAGTTACTATTGTGTTTGGTGCAGTCTACATTATCATTGGTCTAGCCATAATTGCAGATTTATCACTATCTCTAACAGTGAAGTTAATGCTGAGACGCAGGAAAGGATCCATAGTTCATGAAGACAACACAACAGAGACAAAAATTTCCGTTTGA
- the LOC115695470 gene encoding uncharacterized protein LOC115695470 isoform X2: MDEKEDVTVKKIDQDVTIFRLTPIRIAVSLLSVFLLFCIIRLGFQVATGVEPESSRKNWGFRIGVVTLIVGVLFVALGLPILINLFLKMSEQLQRHEVSGIYTDGEEMKPLRTIIIRILVTLMTMFMLAWASYTGYRLTTEPRRDDKYYPLIFPIGIVTIVFGAVYIIIGLAIIADLSLSLTVKLMLRRRKGSIVHEDNTTETKISV; this comes from the exons ATGGATGAAAAAGAAGATGTAACGGTGAAGAAGATCGATCAAGATGTCACAATTTTTCGCCTGACACCTATAAGAATAGCAGTATCCCTCCTCTCTGTTTTCCTGCTCTTCTGCATCATTCGTTTAGGTTTCCAAGTTGCAACAGGGGTGGAACCAGAAAGTAGTCGAAAGAACTGGGGTTTTCGTATTGGTGTAGTGACTTTAATCGTTGGTGTCCTGTTTGTCGCTCTTGGCCTTCCCATACTGATAAATCTGTTTCTCAAAATGTCTGAACAGTTGCAGAGGCATGAAGTATCAGGCATCTATACAG ATGGAGAAGAGATGAAGCCACTACGTACAATCATTATTCGAATCTTGGTGACCTTGATGACAATGTTCATGCTCGCATGGGCCTCTTACACTGGTTATAGGCTTACAACAGAGCCAAGGAGAGATGACAAGTACTATCCCCTAATATTTCCAATTGGCATAGTTACTATTGTGTTTGGTGCAGTCTACATTATCATTGGTCTAGCCATAATTGCAGATTTATCACTATCTCTAACAGTGAAGTTAATGCTGAGACGCAGGAAAGGATCCATAGTTCATGAAGACAACACAACAGAGACAAAAATTTCCGTTTGA
- the LOC115724441 gene encoding small ribosomal subunit protein bTHXm, which produces MAMVQWCGAIARRIVMTELRRPPFMASSSSSSSMSFSATSGGPAGEIRVPILCGRGDKKTKKGKRFKGSYGNSRPKKEKKIERIKDKVEVPRSTPWPLPFKLI; this is translated from the coding sequence aTGGCGATGGTACAGTGGTGCGGCGCCATAGCCAGACGAATAGTGATGACGGAGCTTCGACGACCTCCGTTCATGgcgtcatcatcatcatcatcatcaatgtCTTTCTCGGCAACCTCAGGTGGGCCGGCCGGCGAGATACGGGTTCCGATCTTGTGCGGACGAGGGGACAAGAAGACGAAGAAGGGAAAGAGGTTCAAGGGATCGTACGGAAACTCCAGAccaaagaaggagaagaagatcgAGCGCATCAAAGACAAGGTTGAGGTCCCCAGGTCCACTCCTTGGCCTCTCCCTTTCAAGCTTATCTAG
- the LOC115725553 gene encoding B-box zinc finger protein 19, which translates to MRTLCDVCEKAAAILFCAADEAALCSSCDDKVHKCNKLASRHVRVGLADPSDVPRCDICESGPAFFYCEIDGSSLCLQCDMIVHVGGKRTHRRYLLLRQRIKFPGDKSGNLEELRLPPPLDPDEARREQSQPPRLNQQNHRATPVADLNNDNNNNDGGAKMDNKLIDLNSQPHRIHGQPSTNRGIDALRGTNHESTSVVPVVSFEREPEK; encoded by the exons ATGCGAACCCTTTGTGACGTTTGTGAGAAAGCCGCCGCGATCCTCTTCTGCGCCGCCGACGAGGCTGCTCTATGCAGTTCCTGTGATGACAAG GTTCACAAGTGTAACAAACTTGCCAGTAGGCATGTGAGGGTTGGACTAGCTGACCCCAGTGATGTTCCCCGATGTGATATTTGTGAAAGTGGACCTG CCTTTTTTTACTGTGAGATAGATGGTAGCTCTCTCTGCCTACAATGTGATATGATTGTTCATGTTGGAGGTAAAAGAACACATAGAAGATATTTGCTTTTGAGGCAGAGAATCAAG TTTCCAGGTGATAAGTCTGGTAATTTAGAGGAGTTACGGCTACCACCTCCCCTTGATCCCGATGAAGCAAGAAGGGAACAAAGCCAACCACCGAGGCTTAATCAGCAGAATCACAGAGCTACTCCTGTTGCTGATCtgaataatgataataataataatgatggtGGCGCAAAAATGGATAACAAACTGATTGATCTCAACAGCCAACCCCATAGGATACATGGTCAACCTTCAACTAACCgg GGTATCGATGCCCTTCGTGGCACTAATCATGAATCCACAAGTGTAGTCCCAGTGGTGTCCTTTGAACGAGAGCCTGAAAAATGA
- the LOC115724972 gene encoding fructose-bisphosphate aldolase 1, chloroplastic, whose amino-acid sequence MAATSASLLKSAPVLDKSEWVKGQNLRQPSVSVVRCLPTASSALTVRASSYADELVKTAKTVASPGRGILAMDESNATCGKRLASIGLENTEANRQAYRTLLVSATGLGKYISGAILFEETLYQSTVDGKKMVDVLKEQDIVPGIKVDKGLVPLAGSNDESWCQGLDGLASRTAAYYQQGARFAKWRTVVSIPNGPSALAVKEAAWGLARYAAISQDNGLVPIVEPEILLDGEHGIDRTFEVAQKVWAEVFYYLAENNVFFEGILLKPSMVTPGAECKDRATPEQVADYTLKLLHRRIPPAVPGIMFLSGGQSEVEATLNLNAMNQSPNPWHVSFSYARALQNTCLKTWGGRPENVKAAQEALLIRANANSLAQLGKYTGEGESEEAKKGMFVKGYVY is encoded by the exons atggctGCAACCTCAGCTTCTCTCCTCAAGTCAGCTCCAGTTCTTGACAAGTCTGAGTGGGTTAAGGGACAGAACCTTCGCCAGCCTTCAGTCTCGGTTGTTCGGTGCCTCCCTACCGCCTCATCTGCTCTCACCGTGCGCGCTAGCTCCTATGCTGATGAGCTTGTCAAGACCGCG AAAACTGTTGCCTCACCAGGGCGTGGAATCTTGGCCATGGATGAGTCAAATGCTACCTGTGGGAAGCGTCTGGCCTCGATTGGCCTAGAAAACACTGAGGCCAATCGCCAGGCTTACCGTACTCTCCTTGTCTCAGCCACTGGACTTGGAAAGTACATCTCTGGTGCCATCCTTTTCGAGGAGACTCTTTACCAATCCACTGTTGATGGTAAAAAGATGGTTGATGTTCTTAAGGAACAAGACATTGTTCCTGGTATCAAAGTTGACAAG GGTTTGGTGCCTTTGGCTGGTTCCAATGATGAATCATGGTGCCAAGGTCTTGATGGCCTTGCTTCTCGCACTGCTGCTTACTACCAACAAGGAGCTCGTTTCGCCAAATG GCGTACTGTTGTGAGCATTCCCAATGGCCCATCAGCTCTGGCTGTGAAGGAAGCCGCTTGGGGTCTAGCCCGCTATGCTGCTATCTCCCAA GACAATGGTTTGGTCCCAATTGTTGAGCCAGAGATCTTACTTGATGGTGAGCATGGTATTGATAGGACTTTTGAGGTTGCTCAAAAGGTTTGGGCTGAAGTTTTTTACTACCTTGCTGAAAACAATGTCTTCTTTGAGGGTATCCTTCTCAAGCCAAGCATGGTTACTCCTGGTGCTGAGTGCAAGGACAGAGCCACACCCGAGCAAGTCGCAGACTACACCCTCAAGCTCCTCCACAGAAGAATCCCCCCAGCTGTTCCAGGAATTATG TTTTTATCAGGTGGACAATCTGAAGTTGAGGCAACTTTGAACTTGAACGCCATGAACCAATCACCAAACCCGTGGCATGTGTCCTTCTCTTATGCTAGAGCTCTTCAGAACACTTGCTTGAAGACATGGGGAGGCAGACCAGAGAATGTGAAGGCTGCTCAGGAGGCACTCCTTATCCGAGCCAATGCCAACTCGCTTGCTCAGCTAGGCAAATACACCGGCGAGGGAGAGTCAGAAGAGGCCAAGAAAGGAATGTTTGTCAAGGGCTACGTTTACTAA